A single Streptomyces sp. Edi2 DNA region contains:
- a CDS encoding YceI family protein — translation MGIFSRRQTATTEPTQAVGLRTPFPAAEAAEVALDPTLRALTGQWTIDRPHSRIGFSVRHAMVTTVRGAFTDYDSALYFDGAQPSQSRAELVIRVASVDTGVEQRDAHLIGTDFFDAERYPEMAFRSSSTIHVGAENFRMTGDLTIRDITRPVELQLAYLGSVLDPFGYERAGFDATTTIDRTDWGLVYNQRLEAGGAMVSERVRLQFDISAIRSVPLA, via the coding sequence ATGGGCATCTTCAGCCGTCGCCAGACCGCGACTACCGAGCCGACGCAGGCTGTTGGCCTCCGTACGCCTTTCCCGGCGGCCGAGGCCGCCGAAGTCGCACTCGACCCCACCCTTCGTGCGCTCACCGGGCAATGGACCATCGACCGCCCGCACAGTCGCATCGGATTCTCCGTGCGACACGCGATGGTCACTACGGTGCGAGGTGCCTTCACCGATTACGACAGCGCGCTGTATTTCGACGGAGCGCAGCCTTCCCAGTCCCGGGCCGAACTCGTCATCCGGGTCGCCAGCGTCGACACGGGCGTAGAACAGCGGGACGCGCACCTCATAGGCACCGACTTCTTTGACGCGGAGCGCTACCCGGAGATGGCATTCCGCAGCAGCTCCACGATCCACGTGGGCGCAGAGAACTTCCGCATGACCGGGGATCTGACCATTCGCGACATCACTCGTCCGGTCGAGCTGCAACTCGCCTATCTCGGCTCGGTGTTGGACCCATTCGGCTATGAGCGGGCCGGCTTCGACGCGACCACCACCATCGACCGCACCGATTGGGGCCTGGTCTACAACCAACGCCTGGAAGCGGGTGGCGCCATGGTGAGCGAGAGGGTTCGGCTGCAGTTCGACATCTCCGCGATCCGGTCCGTGCCCCTGGCGTAG
- a CDS encoding erythromycin esterase family protein, which produces MPVHPSSRTVLADWFREHSTTLATLDPQESLDDLEALREIVGDARVVAIGEGAHFVEEFSHARQRVLRYLAERCGFTIFAMEFGFGEAFPLDRWLQGEGNDGALAEVSRAAAEWGASDLLNWLRHHNRTSAHPLRFAGIDVPEAGGALRPALEPVADYLREVDPDALRLVDTALEVSDRFLEGCGSGAAAGPAWAGLPVAEQNELTAVLARLLLRLRAVEPLYVSRSSQRRFDIARRRVEAACHTDYMFQAMNALLSGRGLAADLSVREIYMAESVRWHLEHAAPGDRMVLAAHNSHIHKTELELGGGLTALPMGQHLHRMLGRDYRTVALVHTADHVPEMYPDQGVAVGFTLAEAHLDPAEPGSVEAALTDAGLADHITLTDLRHAPRDVQGAPLLNGIRSQSSPLSSPVPDAFDAVLAVPTATRDRTVRF; this is translated from the coding sequence GTGCCTGTTCATCCCTCTTCCCGCACTGTGCTTGCCGATTGGTTCCGCGAGCACTCCACCACCCTGGCCACCCTTGATCCGCAGGAGTCCCTCGACGATCTCGAAGCGCTCCGGGAGATCGTCGGCGACGCCCGGGTCGTCGCGATCGGTGAGGGCGCCCACTTCGTCGAAGAGTTCTCGCACGCACGCCAACGGGTGCTCCGTTACCTCGCCGAACGCTGCGGATTCACCATCTTCGCCATGGAGTTCGGCTTCGGCGAAGCCTTCCCACTCGACCGCTGGCTGCAGGGGGAGGGGAACGACGGTGCCCTGGCAGAGGTGAGCCGGGCCGCCGCCGAATGGGGCGCCTCAGACCTCCTGAACTGGCTGCGTCACCACAACCGCACCAGCGCCCACCCCTTGCGCTTCGCCGGCATCGACGTTCCCGAAGCCGGCGGGGCGCTACGGCCCGCCCTGGAACCGGTGGCCGACTACCTGCGAGAGGTCGACCCCGACGCACTCCGCCTCGTCGATACGGCCCTGGAGGTCAGCGACCGGTTCCTCGAGGGCTGCGGCTCCGGCGCCGCGGCCGGGCCTGCTTGGGCCGGGCTTCCGGTGGCCGAGCAGAACGAACTGACTGCCGTACTGGCGCGGCTGTTGCTGCGGCTGCGCGCCGTCGAACCGCTCTACGTCTCCCGCAGCAGCCAGCGCCGCTTCGACATCGCCAGGCGCAGGGTGGAAGCGGCCTGCCACACCGACTACATGTTCCAGGCGATGAACGCCCTGCTGTCCGGCCGGGGCCTGGCAGCGGACCTGTCGGTGCGAGAGATCTACATGGCCGAATCGGTCCGTTGGCACCTGGAGCACGCCGCACCGGGGGACCGGATGGTCCTTGCCGCACACAACAGCCACATCCACAAGACGGAGCTGGAGCTCGGCGGTGGCCTCACCGCACTGCCCATGGGCCAGCACCTCCACCGGATGCTCGGCCGGGACTACCGCACAGTGGCCCTCGTCCACACCGCCGACCATGTCCCGGAGATGTACCCCGACCAGGGCGTCGCAGTGGGCTTCACCCTTGCCGAAGCCCACCTCGATCCTGCCGAGCCCGGCAGCGTCGAGGCCGCCCTCACCGACGCCGGACTCGCCGACCACATCACCTTGACCGACTTGCGCCACGCACCACGCGATGTTCAGGGGGCACCACTGCTCAACGGCATCCGCTCCCAGAGCTCCCCTCTGAGCAGCCCAGTGCCTGACGCATTCGACGCCGTACTCGCCGTCCCCACAGCCACCCGAGACCGCACAGTGCGCTTCTGA
- a CDS encoding nuclear transport factor 2 family protein produces MNNKDLVLKAVSELFGDKDPSAVDRWVSPAFRQHSALVADGPEALRELVSSLSADFRYEGARVIADGDLVALHGVYYGFGPAPLVAFDLFRVEGGKLAEHWDALVPVVKETASGRSQTDGPSEVSDLESTEANRKLVAGYAEKVLKGADYSASTDYTSAETYHQHNPDAGDGLSGFGVAAAKWAEQGKTVVYKTIHKVIAEGNFALVQAEGVFGEPVAYYDLFRIADGKIVEHWDVIQEIPVELPHSNGLF; encoded by the coding sequence ATGAACAACAAGGATCTGGTCCTCAAGGCTGTAAGTGAGCTGTTCGGCGACAAGGACCCCTCCGCGGTGGACCGCTGGGTCTCCCCGGCATTCAGGCAGCACAGCGCGCTGGTCGCCGACGGCCCCGAGGCTCTGCGCGAGCTGGTCTCCTCGCTGTCCGCGGACTTCCGCTACGAGGGCGCGAGGGTCATCGCCGACGGGGACCTGGTCGCGCTGCACGGGGTCTACTACGGCTTCGGTCCTGCGCCGCTGGTTGCCTTCGACCTCTTCCGTGTCGAGGGCGGCAAGCTCGCCGAGCACTGGGATGCCCTGGTGCCGGTGGTCAAGGAGACCGCCAGCGGCCGCTCCCAGACCGATGGCCCCAGCGAGGTCAGCGACCTGGAGAGCACCGAGGCGAACCGCAAGCTGGTCGCCGGGTACGCCGAGAAGGTGCTCAAGGGCGCCGACTACTCGGCGTCGACTGACTACACCTCGGCTGAGACCTACCACCAGCACAACCCGGACGCCGGTGACGGTCTGAGCGGCTTCGGCGTGGCCGCCGCCAAGTGGGCTGAGCAGGGCAAAACTGTCGTCTACAAGACGATCCACAAAGTCATTGCGGAGGGCAACTTCGCCCTGGTGCAGGCCGAGGGCGTGTTCGGCGAGCCGGTTGCCTACTACGATCTGTTCCGCATCGCCGACGGGAAGATCGTCGAGCACTGGGACGTCATTCAGGAGATCCCCGTCGAACTGCCGCACAGCAACGGCCTGTTCTGA
- a CDS encoding PPOX class F420-dependent oxidoreductase, with the protein MATPMTDATWRAFLSEGTRTAKIATTRADGRPHVAPVWFLLDGDHLVFNTHKNTIKGRTLIRDGRVALCVDDDRPPFSFVTIEGRAQVSEDVPQVRDWAGRIAARYVGKDRAPEYGARNSVPGILLVRVLIDKVVALSGVAD; encoded by the coding sequence ATGGCCACACCCATGACCGATGCCACATGGCGCGCCTTCCTCAGCGAAGGCACCCGGACGGCGAAGATCGCCACCACCCGTGCCGACGGACGTCCACACGTAGCACCCGTGTGGTTCCTGCTGGACGGCGACCACCTCGTATTCAACACTCACAAGAACACCATCAAGGGCCGGACCCTGATCCGCGACGGGCGGGTCGCCCTCTGCGTCGACGATGATCGTCCGCCGTTCTCCTTCGTCACCATTGAGGGCCGGGCACAGGTGAGCGAGGACGTACCGCAGGTGCGCGACTGGGCGGGCAGGATTGCTGCCCGCTACGTGGGAAAGGACCGTGCACCGGAGTACGGCGCCCGCAACAGCGTGCCCGGGATTCTCCTGGTGCGAGTGTTGATCGACAAGGTTGTAGCGCTCAGCGGCGTTGCCGACTGA
- a CDS encoding AraC family transcriptional regulator codes for MGKNRQHSVTDVPYRPSRGAPVGMDVLNFAELSTRGGRRGLDLSAPLRPDFHHLIHVRQGPVRHIVDFQNYKLDSGSWLWVRAGQVHQYVPRDHTTARGTIVIWQPGFVAAEPLHNDSPMLLTGPHARSAGLALRCLIHEYGDLASLPLDAHIETLRHLLSVLLLRLTHACPASASSPGPSHDAFHRFRSAVERDFADSHHVNDYAAALGYSVRTLTRATQEATGSTAKQYLDARILLEARRLLVHTDATSAEISRQLGFRDPSDFTKFFRKRDGGTPLQFREVGRGTAPVALSAPASGDTSARSPAHG; via the coding sequence ATGGGAAAAAACCGACAGCACTCCGTTACCGACGTGCCCTACCGGCCCTCGCGGGGCGCACCCGTCGGCATGGACGTCCTCAATTTCGCTGAGCTGTCCACACGCGGAGGCCGGCGGGGGCTGGACCTGTCGGCGCCGCTCCGGCCGGACTTCCACCACTTGATCCACGTCAGGCAGGGCCCGGTGCGGCACATCGTGGACTTTCAGAACTACAAACTGGACTCGGGTTCCTGGCTCTGGGTGCGAGCCGGCCAGGTCCACCAGTACGTCCCCCGCGATCACACCACGGCCCGGGGCACCATCGTCATCTGGCAACCCGGCTTCGTCGCTGCAGAGCCCCTCCACAATGACTCGCCCATGCTCCTGACGGGCCCGCACGCTCGCTCCGCCGGCCTCGCCCTTCGGTGCCTCATCCACGAATACGGCGACCTGGCCTCCCTTCCCCTCGACGCCCACATCGAGACGCTGCGCCACCTCCTCAGCGTCCTCCTGCTGCGCCTGACCCACGCGTGCCCGGCCTCCGCGTCGTCCCCCGGCCCGTCCCACGACGCCTTCCACCGCTTCCGTAGCGCCGTCGAACGCGACTTTGCCGACTCGCACCACGTCAACGACTATGCCGCCGCACTCGGCTACAGCGTTCGCACCCTGACCCGCGCCACCCAGGAAGCGACCGGCTCCACCGCCAAGCAGTACCTCGACGCCCGCATCCTCCTGGAAGCCCGGCGGCTTCTGGTCCACACCGATGCCACGTCCGCGGAGATATCCCGCCAGCTGGGTTTCCGTGACCCCAGCGACTTCACGAAGTTCTTCCGGAAACGTGACGGGGGGACACCACTGCAATTCCGTGAGGTGGGTCGAGGGACAGCCCCGGTGGCACTCTCCGCCCCGGCGAGCGGTGACACGTCGGCGAGGTCCCCCGCACACGGCTGA
- a CDS encoding PIG-L family deacetylase, with the protein MTDRPLTLMAVHAHPDDEATGTGGVLARYAAEGIRTVLVTCTDGGCGDGPGGAKPGDPGHDPAAVALMRRQELEVSCEALKISDLEMLDYADSGMMGWPSNDAPGSFWQTPVEEGAARLADLMRHYRPDVVVTYDENGFYGHPDHIQANRITMAALEMTALTPKVYWTTMPRSMMQRFGKIMRELHEDMPEPDPAEAAAMAEIGLPDDEITTWVDTTAFSGQKFDALAAHSSQGENIFFLKMGKERFGELMGMETFVRVQDATGAAVPENDLFAGLR; encoded by the coding sequence ATGACCGACCGGCCTTTGACACTCATGGCAGTGCATGCCCACCCCGACGACGAGGCCACCGGAACCGGAGGGGTCCTGGCGCGGTACGCGGCGGAGGGCATCCGCACGGTTCTCGTGACGTGTACCGACGGCGGTTGCGGTGATGGACCGGGGGGTGCCAAGCCGGGCGACCCCGGGCACGATCCGGCGGCCGTCGCTTTGATGCGCCGTCAAGAACTGGAGGTGAGCTGTGAAGCCCTGAAGATCAGCGATCTGGAAATGCTGGACTATGCCGACTCCGGGATGATGGGCTGGCCGAGCAACGACGCCCCCGGATCCTTCTGGCAGACCCCCGTGGAGGAAGGCGCCGCCCGACTCGCGGACCTCATGCGGCACTACCGACCCGACGTGGTCGTCACCTATGACGAGAACGGCTTCTACGGCCACCCCGACCACATCCAGGCAAACCGCATCACCATGGCGGCGCTGGAGATGACCGCGCTGACACCGAAGGTGTACTGGACGACGATGCCCCGCTCGATGATGCAGCGGTTCGGGAAGATCATGCGCGAGCTCCATGAGGACATGCCGGAGCCGGATCCTGCCGAGGCCGCCGCGATGGCCGAGATTGGCCTCCCCGACGATGAGATCACCACGTGGGTGGACACCACCGCATTCAGCGGTCAGAAGTTCGACGCACTGGCCGCACACTCCAGTCAGGGCGAGAACATCTTCTTTCTGAAGATGGGCAAGGAGAGGTTCGGCGAGTTGATGGGCATGGAGACCTTCGTCCGTGTCCAGGACGCCACCGGCGCGGCCGTACCCGAGAACGATCTCTTCGCCGGACTGCGCTGA
- the adh gene encoding aldehyde dehydrogenase, with translation MARYASPGSADAVMSYLPRYDHWIGGEFVAPALGRYFENPTPVNGQPFTEIARGTAEDVERALDAAHAAAPGWARTAAAERATVLNKIADRMEENLEALAVAESWENGKPVRETLAADLPLAIDHFRYFAGAIRAQEGSLSEIDEDTVAYHFHEPLGVVAQIIPWNFPILMATWKLAPALAAGNAVVLKPAEQTPASVHYWMSLVADLLPPGVVNIVNGFGAEAGKPLASSPRVAKVAFTGETTTGRLIMQYASEHLRPVTLELGGKSPNIFFDDVSSAVDDFHDKALEGFTMFALNQGEVCTCPSRALIQRGHYQDFLEAGVARTEKIVQGHPLDTDTMIGAQASNDQLEKILSYLDIGQKEGARVLTGGSRAELGGELEGGYYVRPTIFEGNNEMRVFQEEIFGPVVAVAPFSDFDDAIGIANDTLYGLGAGVWTRDGSTAYRAGRAIQAGRVWTNCYHAYPAHAAFGGYKQSGIGRENHKMMLDHYQQTKNLLVSYSAKKLGFF, from the coding sequence ATGGCCCGTTACGCCAGCCCGGGTTCCGCCGATGCCGTCATGAGCTATCTGCCCCGCTACGACCACTGGATCGGCGGCGAGTTCGTGGCGCCCGCACTGGGCCGGTACTTCGAGAACCCGACCCCGGTCAACGGGCAGCCGTTCACCGAGATCGCGCGGGGCACCGCCGAGGACGTCGAGCGGGCCCTGGACGCGGCGCACGCGGCCGCGCCCGGCTGGGCCCGTACGGCCGCCGCCGAACGCGCCACCGTCCTCAACAAGATCGCCGACCGGATGGAAGAGAACCTGGAGGCCCTGGCGGTCGCCGAGAGCTGGGAGAACGGCAAGCCGGTACGCGAGACCCTGGCGGCCGACCTCCCGCTCGCCATCGACCACTTCCGCTACTTCGCGGGCGCCATCCGCGCCCAGGAGGGCTCCCTGTCGGAGATCGACGAGGACACCGTCGCGTACCACTTCCACGAGCCGCTCGGCGTCGTCGCCCAGATCATCCCCTGGAACTTCCCCATCCTGATGGCGACCTGGAAGCTCGCCCCGGCCCTGGCCGCCGGCAACGCCGTGGTCCTCAAGCCGGCCGAGCAGACCCCCGCGTCCGTGCACTACTGGATGAGCCTGGTCGCGGACCTGCTGCCGCCCGGCGTGGTCAACATCGTCAACGGCTTCGGCGCCGAGGCCGGCAAGCCGCTGGCCTCCAGCCCCCGGGTCGCCAAGGTCGCCTTCACCGGCGAGACCACCACCGGCCGTCTGATCATGCAGTACGCGTCCGAGCACCTGCGGCCGGTGACGCTCGAACTGGGCGGCAAGAGCCCCAACATCTTCTTCGACGACGTCTCGTCCGCGGTGGACGACTTCCACGACAAGGCACTGGAAGGCTTCACCATGTTCGCCCTCAACCAGGGCGAGGTGTGCACCTGCCCGTCCAGGGCGCTGATCCAGCGCGGCCACTACCAGGACTTCCTGGAGGCCGGCGTGGCCCGCACGGAGAAGATCGTCCAGGGCCACCCGCTGGACACCGACACCATGATCGGCGCCCAGGCCTCCAACGACCAGCTGGAGAAGATCCTCTCCTACCTGGACATCGGCCAGAAGGAGGGCGCCCGCGTCCTGACCGGCGGCTCGCGCGCCGAACTCGGCGGCGAACTGGAGGGCGGCTACTACGTCCGCCCGACGATCTTCGAGGGCAACAACGAGATGCGGGTCTTCCAGGAGGAGATCTTCGGCCCGGTGGTCGCCGTGGCCCCCTTCAGCGACTTCGACGACGCGATCGGCATCGCCAACGACACGCTCTACGGCCTCGGCGCCGGTGTCTGGACCCGCGACGGCTCCACCGCCTACCGCGCGGGCCGCGCCATCCAGGCCGGCCGCGTATGGACCAACTGCTACCACGCCTACCCGGCACACGCGGCCTTCGGCGGCTACAAGCAGTCCGGCATCGGCAGGGAGAACCACAAGATGATGCTGGACCACTACCAGCAGACGAAGAACCTGCTGGTGAGCTACTCGGCGAAGAAGCTGGGGTTCTTCTAA
- a CDS encoding GAF domain-containing protein — protein MVNPWLAMETGADPVERTRTVRRAHAAFLSDGTVAPPVRQVVADSWRRSADARAAADGVAPIDLDEATLGTYRDGHPLARAMPVFRELLGSFAQDGAHLLAVCDPQGRLLWVEGHRGVRRSAERMNFVVGARWDERHAGTNAPGTALAADHAVQIFAAEHYNRQVQRWTCAAAPLHDPRTGRLLGAVDITGGDHLASPHSLALVQATARAAEAHLAADIPELGVCLSALGRDEALLTVDGKRLRLGRRHSEIMVLLARNPEGLTGDQLSVLLYGAREMRPVTLRAELSRLRHLVGTLLHSRPYRLSRPVETDLGAVEDALNAGEVRTALGAYRGPLLPLSEAPGVQRLRGALEDRLRRTLLATRDPGLLREWSRTPWGEDDLEVWEALVDALPERSPARSAPMATADRLRAAYGLTTGASPRALPAPAAVRVATFTQPPPP, from the coding sequence GTGGTCAACCCTTGGCTGGCGATGGAGACCGGTGCCGATCCGGTGGAGCGTACGCGGACGGTGCGGCGGGCCCATGCGGCCTTCCTCAGCGACGGGACCGTAGCGCCACCGGTCCGCCAGGTGGTCGCCGACTCCTGGCGCCGCTCTGCCGACGCCCGGGCCGCGGCGGACGGCGTCGCGCCCATCGATCTGGACGAGGCCACGCTGGGCACCTACCGGGACGGGCATCCGCTGGCCCGTGCGATGCCCGTCTTCCGGGAGCTGCTGGGCAGCTTCGCGCAGGACGGCGCGCATCTGCTGGCCGTCTGCGATCCGCAGGGGCGGCTGCTGTGGGTGGAGGGGCACCGCGGGGTGCGGCGCAGTGCCGAGCGGATGAACTTCGTGGTCGGCGCCCGCTGGGACGAACGGCACGCCGGCACCAATGCCCCGGGCACCGCGCTCGCCGCCGATCACGCCGTACAGATCTTCGCCGCCGAGCACTACAACCGGCAGGTGCAGCGCTGGACCTGCGCCGCCGCCCCATTGCACGATCCGCGGACCGGACGGCTGCTGGGCGCGGTCGACATTACCGGCGGCGACCATCTGGCGAGCCCCCACAGCCTGGCCCTCGTACAGGCCACCGCACGCGCCGCGGAGGCCCATCTCGCCGCTGATATACCCGAGTTGGGCGTCTGCCTGTCGGCGCTCGGCCGGGATGAGGCGCTGCTGACGGTGGACGGGAAGCGGCTGCGGCTCGGCCGGCGGCACAGCGAGATCATGGTGCTGCTGGCCCGGAACCCCGAGGGGCTGACGGGCGATCAGCTCTCGGTGCTGCTGTACGGCGCACGCGAGATGCGCCCGGTGACGCTGCGGGCCGAGCTGTCCCGGCTGCGCCACCTCGTCGGCACACTGCTCCATTCCCGTCCGTACCGGCTGAGCCGCCCCGTCGAGACCGACCTGGGTGCGGTCGAGGACGCCCTGAACGCCGGCGAGGTGCGCACCGCACTGGGCGCGTACCGCGGCCCGCTGCTGCCTCTGTCGGAGGCGCCCGGCGTACAGCGGCTGCGCGGCGCGCTGGAGGACCGGCTCCGGCGTACGCTGCTCGCCACCCGCGACCCCGGCCTGCTGCGCGAGTGGTCGCGCACCCCCTGGGGCGAGGACGACCTGGAGGTCTGGGAAGCGCTGGTGGACGCCCTCCCGGAACGCTCCCCCGCCCGCAGCGCACCGATGGCGACCGCGGACCGGCTGCGCGCGGCGTACGGCCTGACGACCGGCGCCTCCCCCCGTGCCCTGCCCGCGCCCGCGGCCGTGCGCGTCGCAACGTTCACGCAACCTCCCCCGCCATAG
- a CDS encoding glycoside hydrolase family 18 protein: MLRPHRMRSPRKVIAAVTALCTAALAGTLLAGPAAADPAGTPAARHPSAAAGPAAQPGAAGNKVVGYFTNWGVYDRNYHVKNIETSGSAAKLTHINYAFGNVQGGRCAIGDSYADYDKAYTADQSVDGKADTWDNGALRGNFNQLRKLKKLHPGLKVIWSFGGWTWSGGFGEAAKNPDAFARSCLDLVEDKRWADVFDGIDIDWEYPNACGLTCDTSGRDAFTKVMRSLRSAFGPGNLVTAAITADASSGGKIDAADYAGAAQYVDWYNPMTYDYFGAWDAKGPTAPHSPLTSYSGIPKAGFNSTDTIAKLKGLGVPAGKLLLGIGFYGRGWSGVTQDAPGGTATGAAPGKYEAGIDDYKVLKGRCPATGKVGGTAYAKCGDQWWSYDTPETIGTKMAYKDAQGLGGTFFWELSGDTAGGELIKAIR; the protein is encoded by the coding sequence ATGCTCAGACCGCACCGGATGCGCTCGCCGCGCAAAGTGATCGCCGCCGTCACCGCGCTGTGTACGGCGGCCCTGGCCGGCACCCTGCTCGCCGGACCGGCCGCCGCCGACCCCGCCGGCACCCCTGCCGCACGCCACCCGTCCGCGGCCGCCGGGCCCGCCGCGCAGCCCGGCGCGGCGGGCAACAAGGTCGTCGGATACTTCACCAACTGGGGTGTCTACGACCGCAATTACCACGTCAAGAACATCGAGACCTCGGGCTCGGCGGCCAAGCTCACCCACATCAACTACGCCTTCGGCAACGTCCAGGGCGGCAGGTGCGCCATCGGCGACTCCTACGCCGACTACGACAAGGCCTACACCGCCGACCAGAGCGTCGACGGCAAGGCCGACACCTGGGACAACGGCGCGCTGCGCGGCAACTTCAACCAGCTGCGCAAGCTCAAGAAGCTGCACCCGGGCCTCAAAGTGATCTGGTCGTTCGGCGGCTGGACCTGGTCGGGCGGCTTCGGCGAGGCCGCCAAGAACCCCGACGCGTTCGCCCGCTCCTGCCTCGACCTGGTCGAGGACAAGCGCTGGGCGGATGTCTTCGACGGCATCGACATCGACTGGGAGTACCCCAATGCCTGCGGCCTGACCTGCGACACCAGCGGCAGGGACGCCTTCACCAAGGTCATGCGGTCACTGCGGTCGGCGTTCGGCCCGGGCAATCTGGTGACCGCGGCGATCACCGCGGACGCCTCGTCCGGCGGCAAGATCGACGCGGCCGACTACGCCGGCGCGGCGCAGTACGTCGACTGGTACAACCCGATGACGTACGACTACTTCGGCGCCTGGGACGCCAAGGGCCCGACGGCGCCGCACTCCCCGCTCACGTCGTACAGCGGCATCCCCAAGGCCGGCTTCAACAGCACCGACACCATCGCCAAGCTCAAGGGCCTCGGCGTTCCGGCAGGCAAGCTGCTGCTGGGGATCGGCTTCTACGGCCGTGGCTGGTCGGGCGTCACCCAGGATGCGCCGGGCGGTACCGCGACCGGCGCGGCACCGGGCAAGTACGAGGCCGGTATCGACGACTACAAGGTGCTCAAGGGCCGCTGCCCGGCAACCGGCAAGGTCGGCGGCACCGCCTATGCCAAGTGCGGCGACCAGTGGTGGAGCTATGACACCCCGGAGACCATCGGCACGAAGATGGCCTACAAGGACGCGCAGGGCCTGGGCGGCACGTTCTTCTGGGAGCTGAGCGGTGACACCGCAGGCGGTGAGCTGATCAAGGCGATCAGGTAG
- a CDS encoding acyl-CoA dehydrogenase family protein, whose amino-acid sequence MTEYGPRPVDRRLPTEEARDLLTLVRELAEREIRPTAAEEEDAGHFPRETFTLLSESGLLSLPYDEEFGGGGQPYEVYLQVLEELAAARLTVGLGVSVHTLACHALAGYGTKEQRAEHLPDMLGGGLVGAYCLSEPSSGSDAASLSTRATREGDTWRLEGTKAWTTHGGVADFYTVLARTGGSGAHGITAFLVPGDAEGLSAAAPERKMGMKGSPTAQLHFDAVRIPDSRRLGDEGQGFAIALSALDSGRLGIAACAVGVAQAALDEALAYTAERQQFGRPIVDFQGLRFMLADMATQIEAGRALYLTAARLRDAGLPFSKEAAMAKLFCTDTAMRVTTDAVQLLGGYGYTLDFPAERYMREAKVLQIVEGTNQIQRMVIARHLAGPETR is encoded by the coding sequence ATGACCGAGTACGGCCCCCGGCCGGTGGACCGCAGGCTGCCCACGGAGGAAGCCCGCGACCTGTTGACCCTCGTACGTGAGCTCGCCGAGCGCGAGATCAGGCCAACCGCCGCCGAGGAAGAGGACGCCGGCCACTTCCCGCGCGAGACCTTCACCCTGCTGTCGGAGTCCGGACTGCTCTCGCTGCCCTACGACGAGGAATTCGGCGGTGGCGGCCAGCCCTACGAGGTCTACCTCCAGGTCCTGGAAGAGCTCGCCGCCGCCCGGCTCACCGTCGGCCTCGGCGTCAGCGTCCACACCCTCGCCTGCCATGCGCTCGCCGGATACGGCACCAAGGAGCAGCGCGCCGAACATCTCCCGGACATGCTCGGCGGCGGACTCGTCGGCGCCTACTGCCTCTCCGAGCCCTCTTCGGGCTCCGATGCCGCCTCCCTGAGCACCCGGGCGACCCGGGAGGGCGACACCTGGCGGCTGGAGGGCACCAAGGCCTGGACCACCCACGGTGGCGTGGCCGACTTCTACACCGTGCTGGCCCGCACCGGCGGCAGCGGCGCCCATGGCATCACCGCCTTCCTCGTGCCCGGCGACGCCGAAGGCCTCAGCGCCGCGGCACCCGAGCGCAAGATGGGCATGAAGGGCTCCCCGACGGCCCAGCTGCACTTCGACGCCGTCCGCATCCCCGACTCCCGCCGCCTCGGGGACGAGGGGCAGGGCTTCGCCATCGCCCTGTCCGCCCTGGACTCCGGGCGTCTGGGGATCGCGGCCTGTGCCGTGGGTGTCGCCCAGGCCGCGCTGGACGAAGCGCTCGCCTACACCGCCGAGCGGCAGCAATTCGGCCGCCCGATCGTCGACTTCCAGGGTCTGCGCTTCATGCTCGCCGACATGGCCACCCAGATCGAGGCCGGCCGCGCCCTCTATCTCACCGCCGCCCGGCTGCGCGACGCCGGTCTGCCGTTCTCCAAGGAAGCGGCGATGGCGAAGCTGTTCTGCACGGACACCGCGATGCGGGTGACCACCGACGCCGTCCAGCTCCTCGGGGGCTACGGCTACACCCTGGACTTCCCGGCCGAGCGCTATATGCGCGAGGCCAAGGTCCTGCAGATCGTCGAGGGCACCAACCAGATCCAGCGGATGGTCATCGCCCGCCATCTCGCGGGGCCCGAAACGCGCTGA